Genomic segment of Streptomyces sp. NBC_01210:
CGGCCGGGGCGCTGCTGGCCCGCCAGGCGCCGGTGCTCCTCGGCCCCACACCCGCGGACCGGCTGGAGGCCGCCGAACGCCGGGCCACCGAACTCGCCGAGCGCAACCGCCTGGCCCGCGAGCTGCACGACTCGGTGGGCCACGCCCTCAGCGCCGTCACCCTGCAGGCGGGCGCGGCCCGCAAGGTCCTGGACGGCGATCCGGAGTTCGTACGGGAAGCACTGGCCGCGATCGAGGAGACCACGCGGCGCACGGTGGGCGAACTCGACTCCGTACTGGGCCTGTTGCGTCAGGACGAGGACGGAGCGGCCCGGCTCACCGGGCCGACCCTCAAGACCCTGGACGGTCTGATCGCCCGCAGCGGTGTGCCCGTCTCGCTCACGGCCGACGGCGACCTGGCCGCCGTCCCTGCGCTCGTCTCGTGCGAGGCGTACCGCATCGTCCAGGAGGGGCTGAGCAACGCCCTGCGCCACGCCGGGGCGTCCCCGGTGTCCCTGTGGATCGCCCTGCGCGGCGAGGAGTTGGAGATCACGATGGAGAATCCGCTGCCCGACAGGGCCCCGGTCATCCGCCCGGGAGGCGGCCGTGGTGTGCGCGGTATCGCCGAGCGGGCCGCGCTGCTCGGCGGACGCGCGCAGGCCGGCCCGCAGGACGCGGTGTGGCGGCTCTCGGCCCGCCTCCCGCTGGCGGGCCGGCGATGAGCGCGATCCGGGTGGTCCTCGCCGACGACGAGCGGATGGTCCGTACGGCACTGCGCGTCATCCTCGACGCCGAACCCGATCTTGAGGTGATCGGCGAGGCGTCGACCGGCGCGG
This window contains:
- a CDS encoding sensor histidine kinase yields the protein MKRVLGEFGRALFGTRARLRWLHLILGGALLMPYWLVGTVIVGPLVGAKDMFSDSLALQFGAYGIALPIAAVTALLFPLTRPLAVALAKALCGVHAERFAEGPARSRAARLRTSGWFTLHVGIGALISGATLALPPFAVTLILLPLSGGLRDWVMVPDYLDHAWALALCPFAGIAMLTALAACAAAAGALLARQAPVLLGPTPADRLEAAERRATELAERNRLARELHDSVGHALSAVTLQAGAARKVLDGDPEFVREALAAIEETTRRTVGELDSVLGLLRQDEDGAARLTGPTLKTLDGLIARSGVPVSLTADGDLAAVPALVSCEAYRIVQEGLSNALRHAGASPVSLWIALRGEELEITMENPLPDRAPVIRPGGGRGVRGIAERAALLGGRAQAGPQDAVWRLSARLPLAGRR